A segment of the bacterium genome:
GGATGCACGCGAGGCCGATCAGGCGGGAGGGATCGACCGACATGACCTCTTCGGCGAGCCAGTTGTTGTAGGCCTGCACGCCGGCGAGGTGGAACTCGGGATCGTCGTCCGAGAAGAAGTGGCTCATCATGCGCGCCGAGCCGAAGAGCACCTCGGCGTCGACGCCGTCCTGATCCTGCTCCTCGAGGCGCGGCCCGCCGCGGAAGTTGCCCTGGTTGGCCGCCGCGAACGTGACGCCCGTCCAGCGCACCTCCTCGTGCTTGCGGCCGGCCGAGGCGTAGATGCCGATCGGGGCCGGCGCGATCCCGGGGGCGAACTGCCAGGCCTCGCCGCCCTCGCCGTCGGGCACCACCGTCGGCACCTTGTGGTGGAACTTCTTCGGGACGTACGTCGTCCAGATGTGGGGTGGCTCGAGGACGTGGGAATCGGCGGAGATCAGGTTGTACTCACGGGCCATCGTGCGCGCTCCTCCAGTGCGTCGGAACATACGAACAAACGATCGTTCGCATCAAGGGGTGAAGAGCCAGTCGATCGTGTCGCCCGCCGGCCGGAAGCCGACGCGCCGGTAGAGCGCGTTCGCCGGCCGGTTGGCGCGCTCGGTCGACAGCGTGCACCAGCGCGCGCCGGCCGCGAGGCGCGCGTCGCAGCAGGCCGCCACCAGCGCCCCGGTATAGCCGCGGCGGCGGCGCTCCGGGGGCGCGTATACGAGCGCCAGCCGCCAGAGGTGCGGCGTGCCGGGGGCGAGGCGGACCATCGCCGCGGGGCCGCCGTCGTCCCATACGACGAGGAGCCCGGCGTCGAGCGCTGCGACGACGTACGCGACCGCCTCGTCGGCGTCCGCGTCGTCGCCGACGTCGGCCGCGAAGGCGCGGGTCCAGGCGACCAGCGTGGCGCCCTCGGCCGCCGTCGCCGGGCGGCAGTGGCCGCGGGGAAGGGGCCGCCAGGCGACGCGGTCGAGGACGTAGCGGACCTGGCGCCGGCCGGACCGCACGGTCACGCCGGCGCAGGCCCGCCAGCGCGCCGCGAAGGCGCCGGCCGCGTCCGCGTCGCCGAAGACGCCGGGCACGTCCCAGCCGGCCGCATGCACCAGGTCGACGACGGCCGCGATCGCGGCGACGGGCGCGTCGACGACGATCCACTTGCGCGGCGGCGTCTGCACGGCGACCGCGACCACCGCGCCGGTACCGTCGGCGACGGTGAGGAGACGCGCCGCCGCCTCCTCGGCCGGGTGCGCCGCGAGCCGCGTCGTCACCGCCAGCACGAGGTCGCAATCGACCTCGCGCGCCGCCAGCCAGGCCCCGGCCCGGGCGCGGAACGCTGCGACGGTCGCATGCCGCTCGACGCGCGTCCTACGCCTCCAGCCGGCCGAGGTTGCCCGCGCGCGCGAAGTGCGCGCGCAGCGTCGTGAGGTCGGCGGCGCCGAAGCGGCGGTAGGTGTCGGCGCCGCGCGGCCGCCACCACAGCGGGTCCGGGCCGTCGACGCCGAGGAACTTCTCGCGCTGCAGCTCGCGCTTCAGCACCTTGTTGGTCTCCGAGCGCCTCAGCTCGGGGACGATGCGTACGAAGGTCGGCGCCCACTTCGGCGACAGGTCGGGCTGGGCGGCGAGGAAGGCGGTGAAGGCACCGGGCTCGAACCCCGCGCCCGCGCGCAGCTGGAGCGCCGCCATGACGCGGTCGCCCGCCTCGGCGTCCGGCACGCCGTAGACCGCCGCCATCAGCACGTCGGGGTGTCGCGCCAGGATCTGCTCGACGGGCCGGGCGAGGAAGTTCTCGCCGTCCACGCGCAGCCACTCGACGTCGCGGCCGGCG
Coding sequences within it:
- a CDS encoding GNAT family N-acetyltransferase, giving the protein MTTRLAAHPAEEAAARLLTVADGTGAVVAVAVQTPPRKWIVVDAPVAAIAAVVDLVHAAGWDVPGVFGDADAAGAFAARWRACAGVTVRSGRRQVRYVLDRVAWRPLPRGHCRPATAAEGATLVAWTRAFAADVGDDADADEAVAYVVAALDAGLLVVWDDGGPAAMVRLAPGTPHLWRLALVYAPPERRRRGYTGALVAACCDARLAAGARWCTLSTERANRPANALYRRVGFRPAGDTIDWLFTP